One region of Chryseobacterium muglaense genomic DNA includes:
- a CDS encoding DoxX family membrane protein: protein MKYSNLIIRIGFGLLFVWGGLEKFFEGFLGGVGLQKGADILKSSGLSFLGDSGTFALVALLAFLELAAGILVLANKQLKYAYGFLAFIMLMALVLVHIPSGNWMNIMIHIALFTTLLGLALDHFSTSKSN from the coding sequence ATGAAATACAGTAATTTAATAATTCGCATAGGTTTTGGTTTACTCTTTGTTTGGGGTGGCTTAGAGAAATTTTTTGAAGGCTTTTTAGGAGGCGTAGGTCTTCAAAAAGGGGCAGATATTCTAAAGAGTAGTGGTTTGAGTTTTTTAGGAGACAGCGGCACTTTTGCTTTAGTAGCACTATTAGCCTTTTTAGAATTGGCTGCAGGTATATTGGTGCTTGCTAATAAGCAACTTAAATACGCTTATGGCTTTTTAGCATTCATTATGCTTATGGCTTTGGTATTGGTTCATATTCCATCAGGAAATTGGATGAACATTATGATACACATAGCTTTATTTACAACTTTATTAGGCTTAGCTCTAGACCATTTTTCAACTTCAAAAAGCAACTAA
- a CDS encoding carboxymuconolactone decarboxylase family protein, translating to MTNFTVPTRGEVSENNQAIFDNLQKGLGFVPNLYAYYAKNETALGDYLALQNRKSTLKAKEREVINLVTSQINGCKYCQSAHTALGKMNGFTEDQIIELRKGSASFDSKLDALVKFTASVVENKGNATQESKDTFFEVGYTEANLIDVIIVVGDKVISNYIHNLTGFSIDFPIATEL from the coding sequence ATGACAAATTTCACAGTTCCAACCCGAGGAGAAGTATCGGAAAACAATCAAGCAATTTTTGACAACCTTCAAAAAGGATTAGGTTTTGTACCAAATCTTTATGCTTATTACGCCAAAAATGAGACTGCTTTAGGTGATTATTTAGCTCTTCAAAACAGAAAAAGCACCTTAAAAGCGAAAGAAAGAGAAGTAATTAACTTGGTTACCAGCCAAATTAATGGTTGCAAATATTGCCAATCGGCACACACCGCATTAGGTAAGATGAATGGCTTTACAGAAGACCAAATCATTGAATTGCGCAAAGGTTCTGCCTCTTTTGATTCAAAATTAGATGCCTTAGTAAAATTCACAGCATCCGTAGTAGAAAACAAAGGAAACGCAACACAAGAAAGTAAAGATACTTTTTTTGAAGTAGGCTATACAGAGGCTAATTTGATTGATGTAATAATCGTTGTGGGCGATAAAGTAATTAGCAATTACATTCATAATCTAACTGGGTTTTCAATAGATTTTCCAATAGCAACAGAACTTTAA
- a CDS encoding helix-turn-helix domain-containing protein, with product MNEQTYIGINNEFLQLQELRKGDSISFDKDILSPLLFVWVRGKNSNIIHDSVKVKVENNTILCVSRFDKIKFDNLDNARIIKFNREFYCVLDHVKEVSCKGILFYGTNQLPNFQIPQEELDKFETLWKMFEIEMQSKDELQLEMLQTMLKRFIILCTRMFKSQNQLLQLDNMEIDIVREFNFLVEQNFKTIHSVQDYASLLNKSPKTLSNLFSIVSKKTPLQIIHERKCIEAKRLLRYTDKSIKEIGYEIGFEDIQTFSKFFKKMENTSPSDFKNTTLGTLTNSSGTTA from the coding sequence ATGAACGAACAAACTTACATTGGAATAAATAATGAATTTCTACAACTTCAAGAATTGAGAAAAGGAGATTCAATATCTTTCGACAAAGACATTTTATCTCCATTACTATTTGTTTGGGTAAGAGGCAAAAATTCCAACATTATTCACGATAGTGTAAAAGTTAAGGTTGAAAACAATACTATATTATGTGTAAGCAGATTCGATAAAATTAAATTTGACAATCTTGATAACGCTCGGATTATAAAATTCAATCGTGAATTTTATTGCGTTTTAGACCACGTTAAAGAGGTAAGTTGCAAGGGAATATTGTTTTACGGCACAAATCAACTGCCTAACTTTCAAATTCCACAAGAAGAACTTGATAAGTTTGAAACACTTTGGAAGATGTTTGAAATCGAAATGCAATCAAAAGATGAACTACAACTCGAAATGCTTCAAACAATGCTCAAGAGATTTATAATCTTGTGCACTAGAATGTTCAAATCTCAAAATCAATTATTGCAATTAGACAATATGGAGATTGATATTGTGAGAGAATTTAATTTTTTGGTCGAACAAAATTTTAAAACTATACATAGTGTTCAAGATTATGCAAGCCTTCTTAATAAATCCCCAAAAACACTTTCTAATTTATTTTCCATCGTTTCAAAAAAAACACCACTTCAAATTATTCACGAAAGGAAGTGTATCGAAGCCAAAAGATTATTAAGATACACGGATAAATCTATAAAAGAAATTGGATACGAAATAGGCTTTGAGGATATCCAAACATTCAGTAAATTTTTTAAGAAAATGGAAAATACCAGCCCTTCGGACTTCAAAAACACAACATTGGGAACTTTAACCAATTCATCGGGAACAACAGCCTAA
- a CDS encoding tyrosine-type recombinase/integrase has translation MDTQNTNPEFNPSLFKITLGTHRGKKVIWLKFNYDKCLIEILRQHTKAHWSQLEKTWYVVDNLQNRNLCGIQPDIVGKDVLCKISASNLPEFQKYQNILTLKSLSPNTIRTYSIEFAQLLYLLKDFPVQELSPERLQSYFLYCFKELKLSENQIHSRINAIKFYYEKVLHRKKMFLDIPRPKKPLLLPKSLNIEDVKKLFSVTENIKHRLILQLCYGMGLRVSEIVNLKIEDIDSRNMKVLIHRGKGKKDRYVNLPHSVLEDLRNYYKEYLPKDFLFEGQYGGQYTVRSSQLVFKKAMKKAKINKNIGIHGLRHSYATHLLEFGTDISFIQKLLGHNDIRTTQIYARASDTSIAKVVSPLDRI, from the coding sequence ATGGATACTCAAAATACGAACCCCGAATTTAATCCTTCTCTTTTTAAAATTACTTTAGGAACACATCGGGGAAAGAAAGTGATTTGGTTAAAATTTAATTATGACAAATGCTTAATTGAAATATTGCGACAGCACACCAAAGCACATTGGTCGCAATTGGAAAAAACTTGGTACGTGGTTGATAATCTGCAAAACAGAAATCTTTGCGGTATTCAGCCCGATATTGTGGGAAAAGATGTGCTGTGCAAAATATCTGCATCCAACTTGCCCGAGTTTCAAAAATACCAAAACATACTTACTCTCAAAAGCTTATCGCCGAATACCATTCGCACCTATTCCATTGAGTTTGCCCAATTATTATATTTGCTTAAAGATTTTCCTGTACAGGAACTTTCACCCGAAAGACTGCAAAGCTATTTCTTATACTGTTTCAAAGAACTGAAACTTTCCGAAAACCAAATCCACAGCAGGATAAATGCAATAAAGTTCTACTACGAAAAAGTTTTGCATCGTAAAAAAATGTTTCTTGACATTCCACGCCCCAAAAAACCTTTGCTTTTGCCCAAATCACTGAACATTGAAGATGTAAAAAAGCTTTTTTCAGTAACCGAAAATATCAAACACCGGCTTATTCTGCAACTCTGTTACGGAATGGGCTTGCGTGTAAGCGAAATCGTGAACCTGAAAATTGAAGACATCGACAGTCGGAATATGAAAGTACTCATTCACAGGGGCAAAGGCAAAAAGGACAGATATGTCAACCTGCCACATTCAGTATTGGAAGATTTACGGAATTATTATAAAGAATATCTTCCGAAAGACTTCCTTTTTGAGGGACAGTATGGTGGACAATATACCGTACGAAGTTCACAGCTTGTTTTCAAAAAGGCAATGAAAAAGGCAAAAATAAACAAAAACATAGGCATTCACGGATTGAGGCACAGCTATGCAACACATCTTTTGGAATTTGGCACAGACATTAGTTTTATCCAAAAGCTTTTGGGGCATAACGATATCCGTACCACACAAATTTATGCCAGGGCTTCGGACACATCGATTGCTAAAGTCGTTTCTCCTTTGGATAGGATATGA
- the mobB gene encoding conjugal transfer protein MobB, with amino-acid sequence MIAKIGKGSNMYGAILYNQQKVEKENGAVLLLNKIPDTVDGRYSSQYFNKCFEPYLFANIKTEKTVRHISLNPDPADKVSDQQFADMAQEYMERMRYGNQPYIVFKHTDIDRTHIHIVSTCVEIDGKKIPDDYDHPRSMAICRALETKYNLNKATEQEQKQADKVFKPVNHKNGDIKSQIASVVRHLPKYYSYSTMGSYNALLSLFNITAEEVKGERNGQTVNGLVYVALDENDNKTSNPFKASLFGKDAGVTQLQKHFEQSKEKTKTNPARSVLKNTIELAIRTTNSETEFKKQLVEQGINTVVRRNNEGRIYGMTFIDHESRSVWNGSALDRNLSANVFNEWWDNGNKPELKMQNSPSSTNTIDNLPTKDLFEIISNEHSDSSDLGLFSLLPDAQGEDYEEEVFANQIKKKKYYPR; translated from the coding sequence ATGATTGCAAAAATTGGAAAAGGAAGCAATATGTACGGGGCAATTCTGTACAATCAGCAGAAAGTGGAAAAGGAAAACGGAGCGGTTCTGTTGCTAAATAAGATACCTGATACGGTGGACGGCAGGTATTCTTCCCAATATTTCAACAAATGTTTTGAGCCGTATCTGTTTGCCAATATCAAAACAGAAAAGACGGTAAGGCATATATCGCTGAACCCAGATCCTGCGGATAAGGTCAGCGACCAGCAGTTTGCGGATATGGCACAGGAATATATGGAACGTATGAGGTACGGCAATCAGCCCTATATTGTTTTCAAGCATACCGATATAGACCGCACGCATATCCATATCGTTTCGACCTGCGTGGAAATTGACGGAAAGAAAATCCCCGATGATTACGACCACCCACGCTCAATGGCAATCTGTAGGGCTTTGGAAACGAAATATAACCTGAACAAAGCCACCGAACAGGAACAGAAACAAGCCGATAAGGTTTTTAAGCCTGTAAATCATAAAAATGGAGACATCAAAAGTCAGATTGCTTCGGTAGTACGGCATCTGCCAAAGTATTATAGCTATTCTACTATGGGTAGCTACAATGCGTTACTTTCCCTTTTTAATATCACAGCAGAAGAAGTCAAAGGCGAGCGAAACGGTCAAACCGTAAACGGATTGGTTTATGTGGCATTAGATGAAAATGACAACAAGACAAGCAATCCGTTCAAAGCATCACTTTTTGGAAAAGATGCAGGAGTAACACAGCTTCAAAAACATTTTGAGCAGTCCAAAGAAAAAACGAAAACCAATCCTGCAAGGTCTGTATTAAAGAATACCATTGAATTGGCTATACGTACCACAAACAGCGAAACGGAGTTTAAAAAGCAACTTGTAGAGCAGGGTATCAATACGGTTGTAAGACGTAATAATGAAGGACGAATTTACGGAATGACCTTTATTGACCACGAAAGCCGTAGTGTTTGGAACGGTTCAGCTTTGGATAGAAACCTGTCAGCAAATGTCTTTAACGAATGGTGGGACAATGGAAATAAGCCCGAGTTAAAAATGCAGAATAGCCCTTCTAGTACGAATACGATAGACAATCTGCCGACAAAAGACCTATTTGAAATTATTTCAAATGAGCATTCAGATAGTTCTGATTTAGGATTATTCAGTTTGCTACCTGATGCACAGGGAGAAGATTACGAGGAAGAAGTGTTTGCTAATCAGATTAAGAAGAAAAAATATTACCCTAGATAA
- the mobA gene encoding conjugal transfer protein MobA: MEENDRKQIRKTGRKPKIDPAVHRYSFNLNDEDNAKFLALFDQSGMKVTAHFITACIFQKTVKTVKINMDAVEYHEGLTRFFSQFRGIATNYNQIVKLLNTNFSDKKASAYLYKLEKQTIEMKELLLKVVALSSEFEKKYLKKE; the protein is encoded by the coding sequence ATGGAAGAGAATGACAGAAAACAGATTAGGAAAACAGGGAGAAAACCAAAGATTGACCCTGCGGTACATCGGTATTCCTTTAACCTGAATGACGAGGACAATGCCAAATTCCTTGCCCTTTTTGACCAGTCGGGAATGAAAGTAACGGCACATTTCATTACGGCTTGCATCTTTCAGAAGACAGTAAAGACCGTCAAAATTAATATGGATGCAGTAGAATACCACGAAGGGCTGACCCGATTTTTTAGCCAATTCAGAGGGATAGCAACCAATTACAATCAGATTGTAAAGCTGTTGAACACAAACTTTTCGGATAAGAAAGCATCTGCATACCTCTATAAATTGGAAAAACAGACAATAGAAATGAAAGAATTGTTGCTGAAAGTTGTTGCCCTAAGCTCAGAATTTGAAAAGAAATACCTGAAAAAAGAGTAG
- a CDS encoding DUF3408 domain-containing protein has protein sequence MINEDDKKQQPEVQDFSIENFVGDKKKQPSTEQQAVRHQDDFTKPDVDEEALMLVMAGEEPAEIETERTRPPANNAKKSTSKPKKLDKEDYCGQFFKIPNTTASKGKSVYVRQEHHDTFNRLTNIMGIDKLTIYAYLDNIIEYHFQEFRELISEIYKEKHKPLF, from the coding sequence ATGATAAACGAAGATGATAAAAAACAGCAACCCGAAGTACAGGATTTTTCTATTGAAAATTTTGTTGGCGATAAAAAGAAACAACCTTCGACGGAGCAACAGGCAGTAAGACATCAGGATGACTTTACCAAACCCGATGTAGATGAGGAAGCTTTGATGCTGGTAATGGCAGGGGAAGAACCTGCTGAAATTGAAACGGAGCGTACAAGACCGCCAGCAAACAATGCTAAAAAAAGTACCTCCAAGCCAAAGAAACTTGACAAAGAGGACTACTGCGGACAGTTCTTTAAAATCCCGAATACTACGGCAAGTAAAGGCAAATCGGTCTATGTGCGACAGGAACACCACGATACGTTTAACAGGCTTACCAACATTATGGGAATTGACAAGCTGACGATTTATGCGTATCTCGACAACATTATCGAATACCATTTTCAAGAGTTTAGGGAATTGATTAGCGAAATCTATAAAGAGAAACACAAACCGTTGTTTTGA
- a CDS encoding helix-turn-helix domain-containing protein, with protein sequence MEITVLDIQILKALHREVKEVSLLIKEITAPYKALQQATKWLDQQEACQLLNISKRTLQTYRAKGILGATQINRKTYFRLSEVELLMQGERPLKKQKK encoded by the coding sequence ATGGAAATAACAGTTTTGGACATTCAGATTTTAAAGGCATTGCACAGGGAAGTAAAGGAAGTTTCTTTATTGATTAAGGAAATCACTGCACCCTACAAAGCACTGCAACAGGCAACGAAATGGCTCGACCAACAGGAAGCCTGCCAATTGCTCAATATCAGCAAAAGAACGTTGCAGACGTATAGGGCAAAAGGCATTCTTGGAGCAACGCAAATCAATCGGAAAACGTATTTCAGATTATCCGAAGTGGAGTTACTTATGCAGGGAGAGCGACCATTAAAAAAGCAAAAGAAATGA
- a CDS encoding helix-turn-helix domain-containing protein translates to MRQIGNSNDDMLALLEAVVGIKNELLYIREYFHPLLKGEIYLSGEQVCEMLHISKRTLQQYRDDGLIPFIKLERKILFRESDIVKVLEGNYQR, encoded by the coding sequence ATGAGACAGATTGGAAATTCAAACGATGATATGCTTGCCCTGCTCGAAGCTGTGGTAGGCATCAAAAATGAACTGTTGTATATCAGAGAATATTTCCACCCATTACTAAAAGGGGAAATCTACCTGTCAGGCGAACAGGTTTGCGAGATGTTACACATCAGCAAACGGACATTGCAACAGTACAGGGATGACGGACTGATACCTTTTATCAAGCTCGAACGGAAAATCCTTTTCCGTGAAAGCGATATTGTAAAAGTATTGGAAGGTAACTATCAGCGTTAG
- a CDS encoding N-6 DNA methylase has protein sequence MTYVGFFSNLGFDFNVDLKPKAIDIEKEATLSKKLKSSVFFYKSPNNTNTSFYLITSSLEPTELEQFRKYVWNKNDADIIFYYPNDADEVRMLYAKYSPKVSNNDSVLEVFSPTEKDLDTIEKIRHWQFDSGVFWLNYHSFIDKAKYKGIDKELVATLKALKEQLSNLLTQLISDDGKRNEVVQALIDRTLYIKYLEDNHIINSYFFSHYFNDDKLNYEKLLENNSNTDINKLYKIIHEIFNNALFDQPTIDDKYLTSEVRTLIASSFNHNVNTGQLRLFDFRFDVLPVEFISYIYEVFLSEKQKDNGIFYTPKKLAQLIVDDVIKEDKIGSILDPSSGSGMFLITGYQRLLEIAQKQNLEPKDSIEKIKYRTQLLSENIFGIEKELTAQRFTLFSLSLQIFIGINPSDIKEFIAKELKESKKINLFSEYSFFQNIKHANTLKTSDKPFEDKVFSYIVGNPPFFEIPNTEEFQNEISFLNSYQVAISDDTKKVAKNIVGKSQISQCFFLKIKDWSNENTRFGFVSNSSNFYNDYSEVFQEYFYSHYGIEKIYELSRVKKILFEKAKENVVAIIFTNNLEDSIIDYYPVDLGLFSEKPFELLIIQEDKAIEIVQSELKNKQIRLRNFLVGNQFDLDFVNKTHFQNDILDNRIITLEGSKSKINNGLQIVGKEQILSEFNISDSEYKKLTKEQRTTYSNKFKQKYTNTSYIKQFPTPLLEPGDLYRFGYNNSPRMYLGDISNFQRTRNSNIYTLPKILINRTGKELKATVSLNKIFYNFDVYSIFPKENENIYLYTALINSHLINYVIDLSFRKRVDGSYTKIGYDAILNIPVPRELNEDIVKQISDISKGLSEGQCEYIKKEQKLNELIYDLFELSYWEKQRINDYFLPKSRIGRKRNALDGYKNTLKEIVGFYFESSITIEETPTDFNLIVVKISFNNNSNSPIATTAKKYLLNEIFEQNPNANFLASQEKIFGKDCVFIIKEDINKNWTETKAFEDGKDILKRLIPNVNGEGIH, from the coding sequence ATGACTTATGTAGGTTTTTTTTCTAATTTAGGTTTTGACTTCAATGTAGATTTGAAGCCAAAGGCTATTGATATTGAGAAAGAAGCTACTTTATCTAAAAAACTTAAAAGTTCAGTTTTTTTTTATAAAAGTCCTAATAACACCAATACCTCTTTTTACCTTATTACTTCTTCGTTAGAACCCACAGAACTCGAACAGTTTAGAAAATATGTTTGGAATAAGAATGATGCTGATATAATTTTCTACTATCCTAATGATGCTGATGAAGTAAGAATGTTGTATGCAAAATATTCTCCTAAAGTTTCAAATAACGATAGTGTTTTAGAGGTCTTTTCACCTACTGAAAAAGATTTAGATACGATTGAAAAAATCAGGCACTGGCAGTTTGATAGTGGAGTGTTTTGGCTAAATTATCATTCGTTTATTGATAAAGCGAAGTATAAAGGAATTGATAAAGAGTTAGTTGCTACTTTGAAGGCATTAAAAGAGCAATTAAGCAATCTTTTAACCCAATTAATTTCTGATGATGGTAAGAGAAATGAAGTAGTTCAGGCATTAATTGATAGAACACTGTACATTAAATACTTAGAGGACAATCATATTATTAACTCGTATTTTTTTAGTCATTATTTTAACGATGATAAACTTAATTACGAAAAGTTACTAGAAAACAATTCTAATACAGACATCAACAAGCTATATAAAATCATTCACGAAATATTTAACAATGCACTTTTTGACCAGCCAACGATAGATGATAAGTATTTGACGAGTGAGGTACGTACACTGATAGCAAGCTCTTTTAATCACAACGTAAATACAGGTCAGTTAAGGTTGTTTGATTTTAGGTTTGATGTTTTACCTGTTGAGTTTATAAGTTACATTTACGAAGTCTTTTTGTCTGAAAAGCAGAAAGATAACGGTATATTTTATACTCCAAAAAAATTAGCACAATTAATTGTAGATGATGTAATAAAAGAAGATAAAATAGGTTCGATTTTAGACCCTTCGAGTGGTTCGGGAATGTTCTTGATTACAGGATATCAAAGGCTTTTAGAAATAGCTCAAAAGCAGAATTTAGAGCCGAAAGATAGTATTGAAAAGATAAAGTATCGAACACAACTTTTGTCTGAAAATATATTTGGAATAGAAAAAGAATTAACAGCTCAGCGATTTACATTGTTCTCTCTTTCATTACAGATTTTTATTGGGATTAATCCTTCAGATATCAAAGAATTTATAGCAAAGGAACTAAAAGAGAGCAAAAAAATTAACCTTTTTTCAGAGTATTCGTTTTTTCAGAATATAAAACACGCTAATACGCTTAAAACCTCGGACAAACCTTTTGAAGACAAGGTATTTTCGTATATAGTTGGAAATCCGCCATTTTTTGAAATACCTAATACAGAGGAGTTTCAGAATGAAATATCTTTTCTAAATTCTTATCAGGTTGCTATTTCTGATGATACTAAAAAAGTGGCAAAGAACATCGTAGGCAAATCTCAAATATCTCAATGCTTTTTTTTGAAAATCAAAGACTGGAGCAATGAGAATACAAGATTTGGATTTGTTTCAAACAGCTCTAATTTTTACAATGATTATTCGGAGGTTTTTCAAGAGTATTTTTATTCCCACTATGGAATTGAAAAAATTTATGAGCTGTCAAGGGTAAAGAAGATATTGTTTGAAAAGGCGAAAGAGAACGTTGTAGCTATTATTTTTACAAATAATCTGGAAGATAGTATTATTGATTATTATCCTGTGGATTTGGGGCTGTTTTCAGAAAAACCCTTTGAATTACTTATAATTCAGGAAGACAAAGCAATTGAAATTGTTCAAAGCGAACTTAAAAACAAACAAATAAGACTAAGAAATTTTTTGGTAGGAAATCAATTTGATTTGGATTTTGTAAATAAAACTCATTTTCAAAATGATATTTTAGATAATCGTATTATCACTCTTGAAGGTTCTAAAAGCAAAATAAATAATGGACTTCAAATCGTAGGTAAAGAACAAATATTATCAGAGTTCAACATTTCGGATAGTGAATACAAAAAACTAACTAAAGAACAAAGAACAACCTATTCCAATAAATTCAAACAAAAATATACAAACACATCATATATTAAACAATTTCCTACTCCGTTATTAGAGCCTGGGGATCTATATAGATTTGGGTATAATAATAGCCCCAGAATGTACTTGGGAGATATTTCTAATTTTCAGAGAACAAGAAATAGTAATATTTATACCCTTCCAAAAATCCTTATCAATAGGACAGGAAAAGAATTGAAAGCTACTGTTAGTTTAAATAAAATATTCTACAATTTTGATGTATATTCCATTTTCCCAAAAGAAAATGAAAACATCTATCTATATACAGCATTAATCAATTCACATCTTATTAATTATGTGATTGACCTGTCTTTTAGAAAAAGGGTTGACGGATCTTATACGAAGATAGGATATGATGCAATATTGAATATTCCTGTACCGAGAGAACTAAATGAAGATATTGTAAAACAAATATCAGATATAAGTAAAGGTTTGTCGGAAGGACAGTGTGAATATATCAAAAAAGAACAGAAATTGAATGAGTTGATTTATGATTTATTCGAGCTGTCATATTGGGAAAAGCAGAGAATTAATGATTATTTTCTTCCAAAATCAAGAATTGGAAGAAAGAGAAATGCTTTAGACGGATATAAGAATACTTTAAAGGAAATAGTAGGATTTTATTTTGAAAGCTCAATAACCATTGAAGAAACCCCTACAGATTTCAATTTAATCGTTGTAAAAATATCCTTTAATAATAACTCTAATAGTCCTATTGCTACTACAGCAAAGAAATATTTGCTTAATGAAATTTTTGAGCAAAACCCTAATGCAAACTTTTTAGCAAGTCAGGAAAAGATTTTCGGGAAAGACTGTGTGTTCATCATTAAAGAAGATATAAACAAAAACTGGACGGAAACGAAAGCCTTTGAAGATGGGAAGGATATTTTAAAACGCTTAATACCTAATGTGAATGGAGAGGGAATACATTAG